A section of the Clostridium omnivorum genome encodes:
- a CDS encoding GNAT family N-acetyltransferase yields MDIKYTVPSANEYISLRLRTGMGTKHMLKTETALKNSLFIVTLWDEDKLIGFGRIVGDQGITYVVSDIMVDPDYQGKGYAKIIMQEIDNYLDQNTDEHAYVCLIANKPADKLYSQFSFEYVEPKSCGMKRKQKR; encoded by the coding sequence ATGGATATAAAGTACACTGTCCCTTCAGCTAATGAATATATTTCTTTAAGATTGAGAACAGGAATGGGAACAAAGCATATGTTAAAAACAGAAACAGCCCTAAAAAATTCACTGTTTATTGTTACTCTATGGGATGAGGACAAGTTAATTGGATTTGGGAGAATTGTGGGGGACCAAGGGATAACCTATGTGGTTTCTGATATAATGGTGGATCCAGACTATCAGGGCAAAGGATATGCAAAAATAATTATGCAGGAAATTGATAATTATTTAGATCAGAATACTGATGAGCATGCATATGTATGTTTAATTGCCAATAAACCGGCTGATAAGCTATATTCTCAATTTAGTTTTGAATACGTAGAACCTAAGAGCTGCGGGATGAAAAGAAAGCAAAAAAGATAA
- a CDS encoding flavodoxin family protein — protein MKNLIVYYSLEGDTDMIAQELAKKIHADIIRLIPKKQIPTGKFTKFFWGGKSVIFNEKPKLTNGKIAVENYDTIIIGTPIWAGSFAAPIMSFISENNIQGKEIYLFACHAGGGAEKCFEKLQNKLAGNTIKGTVDFIEPIKGMDATSNEKFQHFYEEIIRNKK, from the coding sequence ATGAAAAATTTAATTGTTTACTATTCACTTGAAGGTGATACTGATATGATTGCGCAAGAATTAGCAAAGAAAATACATGCAGATATTATTAGATTAATTCCCAAAAAGCAAATTCCTACAGGAAAATTCACAAAGTTTTTTTGGGGAGGCAAAAGTGTAATTTTTAATGAAAAGCCAAAATTGACTAATGGTAAAATTGCAGTAGAGAATTATGATACTATTATTATTGGAACACCTATTTGGGCTGGATCTTTTGCTGCCCCTATCATGTCATTTATATCTGAAAATAATATTCAAGGTAAGGAAATATATTTGTTTGCCTGCCATGCCGGTGGTGGTGCAGAAAAATGTTTTGAGAAATTACAAAATAAATTAGCTGGTAACACAATAAAAGGAACTGTTGACTTTATCGAACCAATTAAAGGTATGGATGCCACTTCAAATGAAAAATTTCAGCATTTTTATGAAGAAATAATAAGAAATAAAAAATAA
- a CDS encoding pentapeptide repeat-containing protein, with translation MTYKNIIVRDKKLYEVLRINCKRCFGFCCVALYFSASEGFPTDKDAGIPCINLQEGFTCAIHKNLRENGLKGCIAYDCFGAGQKVAQVTYRGEHWLKKPELEKEMFQVFLIMRQLHEMLWYLTEALMLQGNSITKNTLSQLIKETEGLTNLDAGSLLEINLEAHRQKVNSLLQQTSEHIRFIVTSGQKNTLKSKKRIAGRLDLIGADLRRTNLRGADLRGALLIAANLSGNDLSGADLIGADLRDADIRDANLSDSLFITQSQINSARGNSNTRLPVSLTPPEYWDR, from the coding sequence ATGACTTATAAAAACATAATTGTACGTGATAAAAAACTATACGAAGTTTTGAGAATAAATTGTAAAAGATGCTTTGGCTTTTGCTGTGTTGCATTGTATTTTTCTGCTTCAGAAGGTTTTCCAACTGATAAAGATGCTGGCATACCCTGCATAAACCTACAAGAGGGTTTTACTTGTGCTATACATAAAAACCTTAGAGAGAATGGACTTAAAGGTTGTATAGCTTATGACTGTTTTGGTGCAGGGCAAAAGGTAGCACAAGTTACATACAGAGGAGAACACTGGCTGAAAAAACCTGAATTAGAAAAAGAAATGTTTCAGGTATTTTTAATTATGAGGCAACTTCACGAAATGCTGTGGTATTTAACAGAAGCACTTATGCTGCAAGGTAATAGTATAACGAAAAATACACTAAGCCAATTAATAAAAGAAACAGAAGGGCTTACTAACCTAGACGCAGGCTCACTCTTAGAAATAAACTTAGAGGCGCATAGACAAAAGGTTAATTCCCTACTTCAACAGACTAGCGAACATATCAGATTCATAGTGACAAGTGGACAAAAAAATACTTTGAAATCTAAAAAAAGAATTGCCGGAAGACTAGATTTAATTGGTGCAGACCTTAGAAGAACTAATCTTAGAGGAGCTGATTTAAGAGGAGCATTGCTTATTGCGGCAAATCTAAGTGGAAATGACTTAAGTGGGGCTGATCTTATTGGAGCAGATTTGCGTGACGCAGATATAAGAGATGCTAACCTTTCAGATAGCTTATTTATTACTCAATCTCAGATTAATTCTGCTAGGGGAAACTCAAATACAAGGCTTCCTGTATCATTAACACCACCAGAATATTGGGACAGATAG
- a CDS encoding aconitate hydratase: MAGTITEKILKKHIAEGIPKAGEEVAIIIDHTLTQDATGTMAYLQFEVIGINRIKTELSVSFVDHNTLQTDFKNPDDHRYLQTVAAKYGLYFSRPGNGICHQVFLERFACPGKTLIGSDSHTPTAGGIGSFAIGAGGLDVAVSMAGETFKLKYPKVVGVKLSGKLQEWVSAKDVILEVLRRINVNGGVGKVLEYCGDGVKNLSVPDRATITNMGTETGCTTSIFPSDEITREFLKGQGRENQWVEIIPDENADYDEIIEINLNEVEPMVALPHSPGNVKKVAEIAGLKVDQVSIGSCTNSSLRDLIIVAKAIKGKTVSENLHMTISAGSRQVVEHLIESGDMKHLVNAGARMLENTCGPCIGMGSAPCSKGISVRTFNRNFEGRSGTKDAKTYLVSPETAVATAITGVLTDPRTLGKYPEFEMPHKFIVNDNMIIKPLPLEKAKKVQVQFGPNIAPLPDFFPLEDELSGEALIKLQDNITTDHIMPAGAKILPLRSNVPEISKHIFEAVDSNFYERAKEKNGGFIVAGDNYGQGSSREHAALAPKYLGVKAVIVKSFARIHLANLINFGIVPLTFKNPEDYEKIDVGDELIITIGDLMGKIILKNVTKNIEIQVTHALSESDAEILKMGGKLSWIKSKIKY, from the coding sequence ATGGCAGGGACAATTACTGAAAAAATCTTGAAGAAGCATATTGCTGAAGGTATACCAAAAGCTGGTGAGGAAGTGGCAATTATAATTGACCATACATTAACTCAGGATGCAACAGGAACAATGGCATATTTACAATTTGAAGTTATTGGCATAAATAGGATTAAAACTGAGCTCAGCGTAAGCTTTGTAGATCACAATACGCTGCAGACAGATTTTAAAAATCCTGATGATCACCGTTATTTACAAACTGTTGCAGCTAAATATGGTCTCTATTTTTCAAGGCCAGGAAATGGTATATGTCATCAAGTATTTTTAGAAAGATTTGCTTGCCCAGGAAAGACATTAATCGGTTCAGATAGTCATACACCAACTGCAGGTGGAATTGGCTCCTTTGCAATAGGTGCAGGAGGTCTTGATGTAGCAGTTTCAATGGCTGGAGAAACCTTTAAACTTAAATATCCTAAAGTAGTTGGTGTCAAGCTTTCAGGAAAGCTTCAAGAATGGGTTTCCGCAAAAGACGTAATTCTAGAGGTGCTAAGGCGTATAAATGTTAATGGAGGAGTAGGAAAAGTTCTTGAATATTGTGGTGATGGGGTTAAGAATTTAAGTGTTCCTGACAGGGCTACTATAACAAATATGGGAACTGAAACTGGATGCACAACAAGTATTTTCCCTAGTGATGAAATTACGAGAGAATTTCTAAAGGGGCAAGGTAGAGAAAATCAATGGGTAGAAATAATACCTGATGAAAATGCTGACTATGATGAAATTATAGAAATCAATTTGAATGAAGTTGAACCTATGGTAGCTCTTCCTCACAGCCCAGGAAATGTGAAAAAAGTAGCTGAGATTGCTGGATTAAAGGTTGATCAGGTATCAATTGGTTCTTGTACAAATTCATCCTTAAGAGACCTTATAATTGTAGCCAAAGCTATAAAAGGAAAGACAGTTTCAGAGAATCTGCATATGACTATAAGTGCTGGCTCAAGACAGGTTGTGGAACACCTTATTGAAAGCGGAGATATGAAACATCTTGTTAATGCTGGTGCAAGGATGCTTGAAAACACCTGTGGTCCTTGTATTGGAATGGGATCAGCACCTTGTTCTAAGGGGATTTCTGTAAGAACTTTTAATAGAAATTTTGAAGGAAGAAGTGGTACTAAAGATGCTAAAACTTACTTAGTAAGTCCTGAAACAGCTGTTGCTACTGCAATTACAGGAGTTTTGACTGACCCTAGAACTCTTGGAAAGTATCCTGAATTCGAAATGCCTCATAAATTTATAGTTAATGACAATATGATAATTAAACCTCTTCCACTTGAGAAGGCTAAGAAAGTTCAAGTGCAATTTGGTCCTAATATAGCACCTTTACCTGATTTCTTTCCACTTGAAGATGAACTTTCTGGTGAAGCATTGATTAAACTCCAAGATAATATTACTACAGATCATATAATGCCAGCAGGTGCTAAAATACTCCCTCTACGCAGCAATGTGCCTGAAATATCTAAGCATATTTTTGAGGCTGTTGATAGTAATTTCTATGAGCGAGCAAAAGAAAAAAATGGTGGATTTATTGTAGCTGGTGACAATTATGGCCAGGGTTCAAGCCGTGAACATGCAGCACTTGCACCAAAATACCTAGGAGTTAAAGCAGTTATAGTAAAATCCTTTGCTAGAATTCACCTTGCAAATCTTATTAATTTTGGAATTGTACCATTGACCTTTAAAAATCCGGAAGACTATGAAAAAATTGATGTAGGCGATGAATTAATAATTACAATTGGTGACTTAATGGGTAAAATTATATTAAAAAATGTTACAAAGAATATAGAAATCCAGGTTACACATGCACTTTCAGAATCAGATGCGGAAATATTAAAGATGGGTGGAAAGTTATCCTGGATTAAGAGTAAAATCAAATATTAA
- a CDS encoding NADP-dependent isocitrate dehydrogenase, which translates to MKIKMTVPLVEMDGDEMTRILWGMIKNTLLLPYIDLKTEYYDLGVKERDNTDDQITHDAAEAIKKYGVGVKCATITPNADRVAEYNLKKMWKSPNGTIRSILDGTVFREPIVVSTIKPYVKTWRRPIIIARHAYGDVYKDVEFKAMEAGKAELVFTNTEGKEISRQCIHEFKGKGVVMAMHNLDKSIESFAKSCFNYALDKKIDLWFSSKDTISKTYDANFREIFNEVYHRKYEGISFEKKFKEAGITYFYTLIDDVVARIIKSEGGMLWACKNYDGDVMSDLVASAFGSLAMMTSVLVSPNGYFEYEASHGTVQKHYYKHLKGEKTSTNPMATIFAWTGALRKRGELDGNSELVNFANKLETACIETIDRGIITRDLEILSEASNKRIVTSEEWLNLTAEHLEALLKQM; encoded by the coding sequence ATGAAAATCAAGATGACAGTTCCATTAGTAGAAATGGACGGTGACGAGATGACACGTATTCTATGGGGAATGATTAAAAATACATTACTTTTACCATATATTGATTTAAAAACTGAATATTATGACCTAGGGGTTAAGGAAAGAGATAATACGGATGATCAAATTACACATGATGCAGCAGAAGCAATAAAAAAGTATGGTGTTGGTGTAAAATGTGCCACTATTACACCTAATGCAGATAGAGTTGCTGAATATAATTTAAAGAAGATGTGGAAAAGTCCTAATGGGACTATAAGATCTATACTTGATGGTACAGTTTTTCGTGAACCCATAGTAGTAAGTACAATAAAGCCTTATGTAAAAACCTGGAGAAGACCAATAATAATTGCAAGACATGCATATGGTGATGTTTATAAAGATGTAGAGTTTAAAGCAATGGAAGCAGGCAAGGCTGAACTGGTATTCACAAACACTGAGGGCAAGGAGATTTCCAGGCAGTGCATACATGAATTTAAGGGCAAGGGTGTAGTAATGGCAATGCATAACCTAGATAAATCAATTGAAAGCTTTGCAAAATCCTGTTTTAACTATGCACTGGACAAGAAAATTGATCTTTGGTTCTCTTCTAAGGACACTATTTCCAAAACCTATGATGCAAATTTCAGAGAGATATTTAATGAAGTGTATCACAGAAAATATGAGGGCATATCTTTTGAAAAAAAATTTAAGGAAGCAGGTATAACATACTTTTATACATTAATTGATGACGTTGTTGCTCGTATCATAAAATCAGAAGGTGGAATGCTTTGGGCATGCAAAAACTATGATGGTGATGTAATGTCTGATTTAGTTGCTTCTGCTTTTGGAAGTCTTGCTATGATGACATCAGTACTTGTTTCTCCAAATGGATATTTTGAATACGAGGCTTCGCATGGCACTGTTCAAAAGCATTACTACAAACATCTAAAAGGAGAGAAAACTTCAACTAATCCTATGGCTACTATCTTTGCTTGGACTGGTGCTCTTAGAAAGAGAGGAGAACTTGATGGAAATTCAGAACTTGTAAATTTTGCAAACAAGCTTGAAACTGCATGTATAGAGACCATAGATAGAGGAATTATTACAAGGGATTTAGAAATTCTATCTGAGGCTTCAAATAAGCGTATAGTAACTTCAGAAGAATGGCTCAATCTTACTGCAGAACACCTTGAAGCATTACTTAAACAAATGTAA
- a CDS encoding homoserine dehydrogenase, with translation MRVAIIGYGGVGRAFVQLLYDKKDYLNREGLQIQVNYIIGKNGGIFNSKGIDLKDLIEYGASERDITKYPSGGSNYVSFEKMLQNRDVDVVIELTPTNKETGEPAMTHIKKSLECGINVVTANKGPILLAYKELKTIAIKNSAILGIGCTTGGALPSINGGIIDLAGADILSIEGVLNGTSNFIINEMENSGCTYLDALKKAQQLGIAETDPSLDVEGWDTATKLVILTNVLMNEQKSLEDLSVEGITKITAEDVKKCLHEGKKYKLLGKAVKENGETHLTVGLEKLDRTHPLYGVDGKNKAVRYISDVLGDLTIIGGASGVIPAGASILRDLINIYRGYRF, from the coding sequence ATGAGGGTTGCTATTATAGGTTATGGTGGAGTTGGAAGAGCTTTTGTACAGCTCCTATACGATAAGAAGGATTATTTAAATAGAGAAGGTCTACAAATTCAGGTGAATTATATAATTGGTAAAAATGGTGGGATTTTCAATTCAAAAGGAATAGACCTTAAAGATTTGATAGAGTATGGAGCAAGTGAAAGAGATATCACAAAATATCCTTCTGGAGGAAGTAATTATGTTTCTTTTGAAAAAATGCTTCAAAACAGGGATGTAGATGTAGTTATAGAATTGACCCCTACTAATAAAGAGACAGGGGAGCCTGCAATGACTCATATTAAGAAATCCCTTGAATGCGGTATAAATGTAGTTACTGCAAATAAGGGCCCAATTCTCTTGGCATATAAAGAGTTAAAAACCATAGCTATAAAAAATAGTGCAATTCTAGGAATCGGTTGTACTACTGGAGGTGCCCTCCCATCCATAAATGGAGGAATAATAGATCTTGCTGGTGCGGATATTCTCTCTATTGAAGGAGTTTTAAATGGAACCAGTAATTTCATTATTAATGAAATGGAGAACAGTGGATGTACTTATTTAGATGCTTTGAAAAAAGCACAACAATTAGGAATTGCAGAAACTGATCCGTCCTTGGACGTTGAAGGATGGGATACTGCAACGAAGTTAGTAATTCTTACAAATGTTTTAATGAACGAGCAAAAATCTCTAGAAGATTTATCTGTAGAGGGAATCACAAAAATTACTGCAGAAGATGTTAAAAAATGCTTACACGAAGGAAAAAAATATAAATTGCTTGGCAAAGCAGTAAAAGAAAATGGAGAAACTCATTTAACTGTTGGGCTCGAAAAATTAGATAGAACCCATCCTCTTTATGGAGTAGATGGGAAAAATAAAGCAGTACGATATATATCTGATGTTCTAGGTGATTTAACCATCATTGGCGGCGCCTCTGGAGTAATTCCTGCTGGGGCATCTATTTTAAGAGATTTGATTAATATTTATAGGGGATATAGGTTTTAA
- the citD gene encoding citrate lyase acyl carrier protein: MKFVKNAVAGTIESNDIKIIISANENAGIEIELESVVEKQFGKQIRKVIKETLEKLEIDNVKIVAMDKGALDYTIRSRVACAVYRACEIEGDFNWEVFD; the protein is encoded by the coding sequence ATGAAATTTGTAAAAAATGCAGTAGCTGGAACTATAGAATCTAACGACATTAAGATAATAATTTCAGCTAATGAAAATGCTGGCATAGAAATTGAACTTGAAAGTGTTGTTGAAAAGCAGTTTGGTAAGCAAATTAGAAAGGTTATTAAGGAAACCTTAGAAAAACTTGAAATAGATAATGTTAAAATAGTTGCTATGGATAAAGGAGCATTGGACTATACAATCAGGTCAAGAGTTGCTTGTGCAGTTTATAGAGCTTGCGAAATTGAAGGAGACTTTAATTGGGAGGTATTTGATTAA
- the citE gene encoding citrate (pro-3S)-lyase subunit beta, whose amino-acid sequence MERLRRTMMFVPGNNPSMLKDAGIYGADSLMFDLEDAVAVSEKDSARFLVFNAIKTIDYGNTEVVVRINGLDSPFGRTDIEAVVRAGVHVIRLPKTETKADILDVEQVIEEVERKIGIEVGSTKMMAAIEGATGVVNAYSIATSSKRLIGIALGAEDYVTSLKTKRYPDGMELLGARSHIVIAARAAGIYALDTVYSDVENEEGFRKEVQLVKQLGFDGKSVINPKQIKPVHEIFAPTEQEIIKSMNICKAARDAQKHGIGVISLNGKMIDKPIIERAERVLQLAMAVGLYKEGMEDEE is encoded by the coding sequence ATGGAACGTTTAAGAAGAACAATGATGTTTGTTCCTGGTAACAATCCTAGTATGCTAAAGGATGCAGGAATTTATGGGGCAGACTCTCTAATGTTTGACCTTGAAGATGCAGTTGCAGTTTCCGAGAAAGACTCCGCTAGATTTTTAGTTTTTAATGCTATAAAGACAATTGATTATGGGAATACAGAGGTAGTAGTTAGAATTAATGGACTTGATAGTCCTTTTGGAAGAACAGACATTGAAGCTGTTGTAAGAGCAGGTGTACATGTAATTAGACTGCCAAAAACAGAAACAAAAGCAGATATACTTGATGTAGAACAGGTTATTGAAGAGGTAGAAAGAAAAATAGGAATAGAAGTAGGAAGCACAAAAATGATGGCAGCTATTGAAGGAGCTACAGGAGTAGTAAATGCTTATTCTATTGCGACATCAAGTAAAAGGCTTATTGGAATTGCCCTAGGGGCAGAAGATTACGTTACAAGTCTTAAAACAAAGAGATATCCTGATGGAATGGAATTATTGGGAGCTAGAAGTCATATAGTCATTGCAGCAAGAGCTGCAGGGATTTATGCATTAGATACAGTTTATTCGGATGTAGAAAATGAAGAAGGCTTTAGGAAAGAAGTTCAGCTAGTAAAACAGCTCGGTTTTGATGGCAAATCAGTTATTAATCCAAAACAAATTAAGCCAGTTCATGAAATCTTTGCTCCTACAGAGCAGGAAATAATAAAATCTATGAATATTTGCAAAGCCGCTAGAGATGCACAAAAGCATGGAATTGGAGTTATATCTTTAAATGGAAAGATGATTGATAAACCAATCATTGAGAGGGCAGAACGTGTATTGCAGCTAGCTATGGCGGTAGGTTTATATAAGGAGGGCATGGAAGATGAAGAATAG